The proteins below are encoded in one region of Anguilla anguilla isolate fAngAng1 chromosome 3, fAngAng1.pri, whole genome shotgun sequence:
- the LOC118223630 gene encoding prostaglandin D2 receptor 2-like has protein sequence MNRCNSSLYCPIIQEMMNNRGGTASNSSEWALNMGVVGLHGVISAFGILENLLILWVVGFRVRRSVNSTWILNLAASDLLATASLPFFTFFLARGFTWTLGTAFCKVHSSVFFLNMFVSGFLLGAISLDRCLVSLRPVWCQNHRHVGLATRVCWAVWGLALLNTVPYYLFRDTIPRCDGRIMCYYNFRQHAPEGAPVETLCRSRQDALAVSKFLLAFLLPLLAIVGSYVAVSVSIRRRGHRHTFRFLRLVVAVIVTFVLCWAPYHTFSVLEAGADYNPALRQPVARALPAAASLAFLNSVLNPLVYVFSCPDFLAKIRQSLGAVLENVLAEDLGDLARRRSTAPSSVSASELLPKGPHPRPAPNNNGARRDKEEAEHPVF, from the coding sequence ATGAATCGCTGCAACAGCTCCCTGTACTGCCCCATCATCCAGGAGATGATGAACAACAGGGGCGGCACGGCGTCCAACTCCTCGGAGTGGGCGCTGAACATGGGCGTGGTGGGCCTCCACGGGGTGATCTCGGCCTTCGGCATCCTGGAGAACCTGCTCATCCTGTGGGTGGTGGGCTTCCGCGTGCGCCGCTCGGTCAACAGCACCTGGATCCTCAACCTGGCCGCGTCCGACCTGCTGGCCACCGCCTCCCTGCCCTTCTTCACCTTCTTCCTGGCCCGGGGCTTCACCTGGACGCTGGGCACCGCCTTCTGCAAGGTGCACTCCTCCGTCTTCTTCCTCAACATGTTCGTCAGCGGCTTCCTGCTGGGCGCCATCAGCCTGGACCGCTGCCTGGTGTCGCTGCGGCCCGTCTGGTGCCAGAACCACCGGCACGTGGGCCTGGCCACGCGCGTGTGCTGGGCCGTCTGGGGCCTGGCGCTGCTCAACACCGTGCCCTACTACCTGTTCCGCGACACCATCCCGCGCTGCGACGGGCGGATCATGTGCTACTACAACTTCCGGCAGCACGCCCCGGAGGGCGCCCCGGTCGAGACGCTCTGCCGGAGCAGGCAGGACGCCCTGGCGGTCAGCAAGTTCCTCCTGGCcttcctgctccccctgctggccatcgTGGGGAGCTACGTGGCGGTCAGCGTCAGCATCCGGCGACGGGGCCACCGCCACACCTTCCGCTTCCTCCGGCTGGTGGTGGCGGTGATCGTCACCTTCGTCCTGTGCTGGGCGCCCTACCACACCTTCAGCGTGCTGGAGGCGGGGGCCGACTACAACCCTGCCCTGCGGCAGCCCGTGGCGCGGGCGCTGCCCGCCGCCGCCAGCCTGGCCTTCCTCAACAGCGTGCTCAACCCGCTGGTCTACGTCTTCAGCTGCCCCGACTTCCTGGCCAAGATCCGGCAGTCGCTGGGGGCGGTGCTGGAGAACGTCCTGGCGGAGGACCTCGGGGACCTGGCCCGCCGCCGCAGCACCGCCCCCTCCTCCGTCAGCGCCAGCGAGCTGCTGCCGAAGGGGCCCCACCCTCGCCCCGCGCCCAACAACAACGGCGCGAGGCGGGAcaaggaggaggcggagcaCCCCGTCTTTTGA